A region of Pseudarthrobacter sp. NIBRBAC000502770 DNA encodes the following proteins:
- a CDS encoding N(5)-(carboxyethyl)ornithine synthase produces MSGHEPRLSLGVLASSRKPDERRVPLHPLHVERIAPALRQRIILERGYGERFGVPDSHLSTLVGRMAAREELLAAADVVLLPKPQPEDLAEMRDGQVLWGWPHCVQDRAITQLAIDKKLTLIAFEAMNHWASDGGFGLHVFHKNNELAGYCSVLHALALTGSTGDYGRRLSAVVIGFGATARGAVTALNAHGIHDVQVLTNRGVAAVGAPIHSVNIVQFDHDDEAPFLNQVITERGRVPLAPFLAESDIVVNCTLQDPNNPLTYLRTEDLAAFNPGSLIVDVSCDDGMGFSWAKSTTFAAPMITVGDHINYYAVDHSPSYLWNSSSWEISQALQPFLGTVMGGPAAWDANDTIARAIEIRDGVIRNEAVLQFQERVPEYPHKALHLAVL; encoded by the coding sequence GTGAGCGGCCACGAACCCCGGCTGAGCCTGGGCGTCCTGGCTTCCTCGCGCAAACCGGACGAGCGCCGCGTACCCCTCCACCCCCTGCACGTCGAACGGATCGCTCCCGCACTGCGGCAGCGCATCATCCTGGAGCGTGGCTACGGTGAGCGCTTCGGCGTCCCGGACAGCCACCTCTCCACGCTGGTGGGACGCATGGCGGCCCGGGAAGAACTGCTGGCCGCGGCCGACGTCGTCCTCCTGCCCAAACCGCAGCCGGAAGACCTGGCGGAGATGCGGGACGGGCAGGTCCTCTGGGGGTGGCCGCACTGCGTCCAGGACCGCGCCATCACCCAGCTGGCAATTGACAAGAAACTGACCCTCATCGCGTTTGAGGCGATGAACCACTGGGCCAGCGACGGCGGGTTCGGCCTGCACGTGTTCCACAAGAACAATGAGCTGGCCGGCTACTGCTCGGTCCTGCACGCGCTGGCGCTGACAGGTTCCACCGGGGACTACGGGCGCCGGCTGAGCGCCGTCGTGATTGGCTTCGGTGCCACGGCGCGCGGGGCGGTGACGGCGCTGAACGCGCACGGCATCCACGACGTCCAGGTGCTGACCAACCGCGGCGTGGCAGCGGTGGGCGCCCCCATCCATTCAGTGAACATCGTGCAGTTCGACCACGACGACGAGGCTCCCTTCCTGAACCAGGTCATCACCGAACGGGGCAGGGTTCCGCTGGCCCCGTTCCTCGCCGAGAGCGACATCGTGGTCAACTGCACGCTGCAGGACCCGAACAACCCGCTCACGTACCTCCGGACCGAGGACCTGGCAGCGTTCAACCCGGGCAGTCTTATCGTCGATGTTTCCTGCGATGACGGCATGGGCTTCAGCTGGGCCAAGTCCACCACGTTTGCGGCCCCGATGATCACGGTCGGTGACCACATCAACTACTACGCGGTGGACCACAGCCCGTCCTACCTGTGGAACTCCTCGAGTTGGGAGATCAGCCAGGCGCTCCAACCGTTCCTCGGGACAGTCATGGGCGGACCGGCCGCGTGGGACGCGAACGACACCATTGCACGGGCCATCGAGATCCGCGACGGCGTCATCCGAAACGAGGCTGTGCTGCAGTTCCAGGAGCGCGTCCCGGAATACCCGCACAAGGCGTTGCACCTGGCAGTTCTTTAG